A stretch of the Chanos chanos chromosome 1, fChaCha1.1, whole genome shotgun sequence genome encodes the following:
- the LOC115825799 gene encoding olfactomedin-4-like, translating into MLMLLLLLTATEPGHAGRVKGTKAANDSCVCKVNFTMRAFPTQHFEKAGQLVQNCGDTLQELQNRVTQTNGELPKIQAIIKNVTARIEPLKYLDTKGIHNALHLRQLSQDLEEISQMINTAHSENQSAETQKLKEEVVKIQEEVKKMFKDDTFNLETTREKLRSLHNRVQSCRTIPGDFRNACYIRIMTNIGSPVITKLNPHDKSYISGAWGREAKRESEDVYWTQPLANSHKYGIQVRLYRSYEDFMASKNHRDENVASSYTGADAIQGPGTVLYGGAVYYQCYNKDEICRYDLESEETKRLTLPNVGINNKFPYCYYSCRDYTDIDLSTDEQGLWAIYATESNHGNIVLSRLDTETFNITHTWKTRLFKKSVTNAFMVCGVLYATRYADTYREEVFYAFDTDTGHEDNTLSLPLEKVSAGVASLNYNPIDRKLYMYNDGYLLAYQTSF; encoded by the exons ATGTTAATGCTACTGTTGCTCCTCACGGCCACT gaaCCTGGCCATGCTGGGCGAGTCAAAGGCACAAAGGCGGCAAATGACTCTTGCGTCTGTAAGGTGAACTTCACTATGCGGGCTTTCCCGACACAGCACTTTGAAAAGGCAGGACAACTGGTCCAGAACTGTGGAGACACTCTGCAGGAGCTGCAGAACCGG GTCACACAGACCAATGGAGAGCTGCCGAAGATACAAGCCATCATCAAGAATGTGACAGCTCGCATAGAACCGTTAAAGTACCTGGACACAAAAGGCATCCATAATGCACTGCACCTGCGTCAGCTGAGTCAGGACCTGGAGGAGATCAGTCAAATgatcaacacagcacacagtgaaaaccaGAGTGCAGAAACTCAGAAACTAAAAGAGGAG GTGGTCAAAATTCAAGAGGAGGTTAAGAAGATGTTTAAAGATGACACGTTCAATCTGGAAACGACAAGAGAGAAACTTCGCTCTTTACACAACCGTGTACAGAGCTGTCGCACTATTCCAGGCGACTTCAGGA ACGCCTGTTACATTCGGATTATGACAAACATCGGCTCGCCAGTGATCACCAAACTGAATCCACACGATAAATCGTACATTTCTGGAGCGTGGGGTCGTGAGGCAAAGCGAGAAAGTGAGGATGTGTACTGGACACAGCCCTTAGCAAACAGCCATAAGTATGGTATCCAGGTGCGGTTGTACAGGTCATATGAGGATTTCATGGCGTCGAAGAACCACAGAGATGAAAATGTTGCGTCTAGCTACACCGGTGCCGATGCCATTCAGGGACCTGGAACGGTGTTATATGGGGGAGCGGTTTATTACCAGTGTTACAACAAAGATGAAATATGTCGTTATGATCTAGAATCCGAAGAAACAAAGCGTTTAACGCTGCCTAACGTTGGCATCAACAACAAGTTCCCATATTGTTACTACAGCTGCCGTGACTACACTGATATCGATTTATCTACAGACGAGCAAGGTTTGTGGGCGATTTATGCCACGGAGAGTAACCATGGAAACATCGTGCTAAGCCGCCTGGACACAGAAACGTTCAACATCACTCATACCTGGAAAACACGTCTCTTCAAAAAGTCAGTCACCAACGCCTTCATGGTCTGTGGGGTTCTCTATGCCACTCGTTATGCTGACACTTACCGCGAGGAGGTGTTTTACGCCTTCGATACAGACACAGGGCACGAGGacaacactctgtctcttccccttGAAAAGGTGTCAGCAGGCGTAGCTAGTCTGAATTACAACCCCATTGACAGGAAGCTTTACATGTATAATGATGGCTATCTGCTGGCTTATCAAACTTCATTCTGA